The following proteins are co-located in the Nitrospiraceae bacterium genome:
- a CDS encoding efflux RND transporter periplasmic adaptor subunit encodes MIHRHLIPILCLVLSLIMLPSGVSLAKGGARSSVPSSDLQTIRGIVKPVVEAVLASEIQALVKRIPFRDGDAFNKGDILVEFECAKYRAELSAAQADLDARQKTVINNEELAALHGIGRLEVDISQAELKKAQAVLTRAQVIVQGCRIPAPFAGHVVKALVHPYESVNPYDDLVSIVSNQDLDIELILPSSSLRWIAKNSPFSFSIDETQKDYSAEVVVIGPRVDPVSQTIRVFGRFHKHPTGVLAGMSGSAKFPEGTFPTQSTFSPSTKPAASPTSKSQQTAKH; translated from the coding sequence ATGATACATCGACATCTTATCCCTATTCTGTGTTTGGTGCTGAGTCTGATCATGCTGCCTTCCGGCGTCAGTCTGGCGAAAGGGGGAGCACGCAGCAGTGTGCCCTCCTCGGATCTCCAGACGATTCGGGGCATCGTGAAACCTGTCGTGGAAGCGGTGCTTGCCAGTGAAATTCAGGCGTTAGTGAAGCGGATACCGTTTCGAGACGGGGACGCATTTAATAAGGGCGACATCCTTGTTGAATTTGAATGTGCCAAATACCGGGCGGAATTATCAGCCGCCCAAGCGGATTTGGATGCAAGGCAAAAGACCGTCATCAATAACGAGGAGCTGGCCGCTCTTCACGGGATTGGCCGGTTGGAAGTGGACATCTCCCAGGCCGAATTAAAAAAGGCCCAGGCGGTTCTCACCAGAGCACAAGTGATTGTTCAGGGTTGCCGGATTCCAGCCCCTTTTGCCGGACATGTGGTCAAGGCGTTGGTGCACCCCTATGAAAGTGTGAATCCGTACGATGATCTGGTGAGTATTGTCAGTAATCAGGATCTGGATATTGAATTGATTCTTCCGTCGTCTTCGCTGCGGTGGATCGCCAAGAACAGTCCGTTTTCGTTTAGTATCGATGAGACTCAAAAGGACTATTCGGCGGAAGTGGTGGTCATTGGTCCACGTGTTGATCCTGTGAGTCAAACCATTCGGGTCTTTGGCCGATTTCACAAACATCCCACAGGTGTCCTAGCCGGTATGAGTGGAAGCGCAAAATTTCCGGAAGGCACGTTTCCCACTCAATCAACATTTTCGCCGAGCACGAAGCCTGCAGCCTCACCGACGTCCAAGAGTCAACAGACTGCCAAACATTAA